In Passer domesticus isolate bPasDom1 chromosome 12, bPasDom1.hap1, whole genome shotgun sequence, the following proteins share a genomic window:
- the GPT2 gene encoding alanine aminotransferase 2 — protein MHRFVLVARRAAARLCGPGGCRGGRTDMALRRAASLAAGRQPRGPRREGTVRWSSAAKASAVKINEKASREKILTLESMNPQVKAVEYAVRGPIVLKAGEIEKELRKGIKKPFTEVIKANIGDAHAMGQRPITFLRQVVALCTYPNLLDSPSFPEDAKKRARRILQGCGGNSLGSYTASQGINCIREDVASYIERRDGGVPADPDNIYLTTGASDGISAILKILISGGGKSRTGVMIPIPQYPLYSAAISELDAIQVNYYLDEENCWALNVNELRRALNEAKAYCNPKVLCIINPGNPTGQVQNRKCIEDVIHFAWEEKLFLLADEVYQDNVYSEGCQFHSFKKILYEMGPEYYNNVELASFHSTSKGYMGECGYRGGYMEVINLHPEIKGQLVKLLSVRLCPPVSGQAAMDIVVNPPVPGEESYAQFIKEKESVLNNLAKKAKLTEDMFNKIPGVHCNPLQGAMYAFPRIFIPSKAIEEAKAHKMAPDMFYCMKLLEETGICVVPGSGFGQREGTYHFRITILPPVEKLKILLEKVKDFHIKFLEKYA, from the exons ATGCATCGGTTTGTGCTGGTTGCCAGGCGAGCCGCGGCGCggctgtgcgggccgggggGCTGCCGGGGCGGAAGGACGGACATGGCTCTGCGCCGCGCCGCTTCGCTGGCGGCCGGCCGGCAGCCGCGGGGTCCCCGGCGGGAGGGGACGGTACGCTGGAGCAGCGCTGCCAAGGCCTCCGCCGTGAAGATCAACGAGAAGGCGAGCCGGGAGAAGATCCTGACGCTGGAGTCCATGAACCCGCAAGTGAAGGCGGTGGAATACGCGGTGCGCGGCCCCATCGTTCTGAAAGCCGGGGAGATCGAGAAGGAGCTGCGGAAG GGAATCAAAAAACCTTTTACTGAAGTGATTAAAGCCAACATTGGAGATGCTCATGCAATGGGACAGAGACCAATCACCTTCCTCCGTCAG GTGGTGGCCCTGTGTACATACCCAAACCTGCTGGACAGCCCGAGCTTTCCGGAGGACGCCAAAAAGCGCGCCAGGCGGATCTTGCAGGGCTGTGGAGGAAACAGCTTAG GATCCTACACTGCTAGTCAAGGTATAAATTGTATCCGTGAAGATGTGGCTTCATATATTGAAAGAAGAGATGGAGGGGTTCCTGCAGATCCAGATAACATTTACCTCACCACTGGGGCAAGTGATGGCATTTCT GCAATTTTAAAGATCCTGATCTCAGGAGGTGGCAAATCCCGAACAGGAGTGATGATTCCTATTCCCCAGTATCCCTTATACTCAGCAGCCATCTCTGAACTGGATGCTATCCAGGTGAACTACTATTTGGATGAAGAAAATTGCTGGGCTCTAAATGTGAACGAGCTTCGccgtgccttgaatgaagctAAGGCATATTGCAATCCAAAAGTCCTCTGCATCATCAACCCTGGAAATCCCACAG GACAGGTGCAAAACAGAAAGTGCATTGAAGATGTGATACACTTTGCATGGGAAGAAAAACTTTTTCTTCTGGCTGATGAG GTTTACCAGGACAATGTGTACTCTGAAGGATGCCAGTTTCATTCCTTCAAAAAGATTCTGTATGAGATGGGACCCGAGTACTATAACAATGTTGAGCTGGCCTCTTTTCACTCCACCTCTAAGGGATACATGGGCGA ATGTGGCTACAGAGGAGGCTACATGGAGGTCATAAACTTGCacccagaaatcaaaggacaGCTGGTTAAGCTGCTCTCTGTTCGCCTTTGCCCTCCAGTCTCAGGACAAGCAGCCATGGATATTGTGGTGAATCCTCCAGTACCTGGAGAAGAATCTTATGCACAGTTCATAAAG GAGAAGGAATCTGTTTTGAACAATCTTGCCAAAAAAGCCAAACTAACAGAAGACATGTTTAACAAGATCCCAGGAGTTCACTGCAACCCCCTTCAAGGAGCCATGTACGCTTTCCCTCGGATCTTTATTCCCTCCAAAGCCATTGAGGAAGCAAAG GCTCATAAAATGGCACCTGATATGTTCTATTGCATGAAACTTCTGGAAGAGACTGGAATATGTGTTGTACCTGGAAGTGGATTTGGCCAGAGAGAAGGAACCTACCATTTCAG aatTACCATTCTTCCTCCAGTAGAGAAGCTGAAGATCCTACTGGAGAAAGTGAAAGACTTCCACATAAAGTTTCTTGAAAAATATGCATGA
- the C12H16orf87 gene encoding UPF0547 protein C16orf87 homolog, with protein MSSSRAKKVKMATKSCPECDQQVPVACKSCPCGYIFISRKLLHAKRAERSPPITENKSEAKRRRTERVKREKINSAVNKDLENRKRSRSNSHSDHSRRGRGRPKSASAKKHEEEREKQEKEVDMYANLSDEKAFVFSVALAEINRKIINQRLIL; from the exons ATGTCCTCCAGTCGGGCCAAGAAAGTGAAGATGGCCACCAAGTCCTGCCCCGAGTGCGACCAGCAG GTTCCTGTTGCATGTAAATCATGTCCCTGTGGCTACATATTTATCAGTCGAAAACTCTTGCATGCTAAACGTGCTGAAAGATCACCACCCATCACAG AAAACAAGAGTGAGGCCAAAAGGAGGCGGACAGAGAGAGTTAAACGAGAGAAGATAAATTCTGCAGTAAATAAAGACTTGGAAAACCGAAAAAGATCCCGGTCCAACAGCCATTCAGACCACAGCAGACGGGGAAGAGGAAGACCTAAGAGTGCCTCAGCAAAAAAGCACGAGGAAGAAAGAG agaaacaagaaaaagaagttgACATGTATGCTAACCTTTCAGATGAAAAGGCCTTCGTATTTTCGGTGGCCTTGGcggaaataaacagaaaaattatcAATCAAAGACTTATTCTCTAA